ACCGTATCCGCATGGAGAGGACCATTTGACACACTGAAGCGCTCTTTCCTGAAAATGATCAAGCAGATCATGTTTACTCATAAATACCAGCGCTATCTGATAATTCCTAGCGGCTGAATTGTAAAAAGACCTGGAATAATCTCCATATAAAGCAGTGAGTTGACAGGCGCTTTCAGGTAAATAAAGCATCACATCGGCTAACCCCATGGAACTTGGATTTATGCTTTTAAATTCTGAAATCGCCTTTTTAGCCACTGAAAATTTTTCTCCACTGCGCATCGGATTTTCTACGTTGAATTCGTTGCGGATCACTTTTTTATATTTTTT
The sequence above is a segment of the Chryseobacterium sp. MYb264 genome. Coding sequences within it:
- a CDS encoding DUF6155 family protein, whose protein sequence is MSKSALKKELSKLTKEVLIQQILDLYEKNTYVKEFYGIYFNSTNENELIKKYKKVIRNEFNVENPMRSGEKFSVAKKAISEFKSINPSSMGLADVMLYLPESACQLTALYGDYSRSFYNSAARNYQIALVFMSKHDLLDHFQERALQCVKWSSPCGYGFADDIEQLYNEFYS